The proteins below are encoded in one region of Penicillium psychrofluorescens genome assembly, chromosome: 4:
- a CDS encoding uncharacterized protein (ID:PFLUO_006449-T1.cds;~source:funannotate) encodes MTERLAHTMERFMTTISQYGALSHTVDSKIDGLNTQLGNMEHRLESMKHHLDDVDNKMATLDARFNILDGYLLEVIKREQVAMEKFGDLASRYHRKDL; translated from the coding sequence ATGACCGAGAGATTAGCCCACACGATGGAACGATTTATGACCACAATCAGCCAGTACGGTGCGCTATCGCACACTGTCGACTCTAAAATCGATGGCCTAAATACGCAGCTTGGCAATATGGAACATCGTCTCGAGAGTATGAAGCATCACTTGGATGACGTCGACAATAAAATGGCTACCTTAGACGCGAGATTCAACATTCTCGATGGGTATCTGCTTGAAGTCATAAAGCGGGAGCAGGTGGCAATGGAGAAATTTGGTGACTTGGCCAGTCGTTATCATAGAAAAGACCTGTAG